A section of the Luteolibacter flavescens genome encodes:
- a CDS encoding ABC transporter ATP-binding protein, whose product MSVLVRVFKLALAYPGRAVVSLVMAIICTLLVLVLPTVTMVLVDEVMDKGRRDLLFQTAAFGVGAICLRQFLFTLRTYGNNALEQRLIHDLRTVLYNKLQRLPIKWFDTNSSGEIMSRVASDVPTTDRVIVEAIDQALPALIQFVAIVCWMCYFSWELTLVTLAPLPIIALITTLYSKRAEPKWRESSQASADLNALLHDNLAGIRQIKAYTVEPEALDRFDAASRRVGEKHMRVMKGQAVVWPTVSLLAESGIVLMLGFGAWWYLEGAITKGTVMSFLMAWPLLFDPVSRINTLTQTFLGGKVAAKRVFDILDLPDEMNLTEGKRPETFTGRVEFANAGFSYDTDSPAVEGISLVAEPGMTVALVGPTGAGKSTVLNLLTRFYETDRGKILLDGHEIESLSKEWLRDHTGYVTQESFLFNSSLRENLRLAKPDATEDEIWAALENANAAHFVRELPEQLDTVAGERGVRFSGGEKQRLSIARALLKNPPLLLLDEATSALDNETERLVQQALETLRADRTSFVIAHRLSTVRKADLICVLQDGKLIEKGRHDELLAKGGLYARLCEASIRE is encoded by the coding sequence ATGTCGGTCCTCGTCCGCGTCTTCAAGCTCGCCCTCGCCTATCCCGGTCGTGCCGTGGTCTCGCTGGTGATGGCGATCATCTGCACGCTGCTGGTCCTGGTGTTGCCTACCGTGACGATGGTGCTGGTGGACGAGGTGATGGACAAGGGACGGCGTGACCTGCTTTTCCAGACCGCTGCCTTCGGCGTGGGCGCGATCTGCCTCAGGCAATTCCTCTTCACCCTGCGCACCTATGGGAATAACGCGCTGGAGCAACGCCTAATCCACGACCTCCGCACGGTGCTCTACAACAAGCTCCAAAGGCTGCCGATCAAGTGGTTCGATACGAATTCCTCCGGCGAGATCATGTCACGCGTCGCGAGTGACGTGCCCACCACCGACCGCGTGATCGTGGAGGCCATCGACCAAGCATTGCCCGCGTTAATTCAGTTCGTCGCGATCGTGTGCTGGATGTGCTATTTCAGTTGGGAGCTCACGCTGGTGACGCTGGCACCGCTGCCTATCATCGCGCTGATCACCACGCTCTACTCGAAGCGCGCCGAGCCGAAGTGGCGCGAATCCTCGCAGGCATCGGCTGATCTGAATGCGCTGCTTCACGACAACCTCGCCGGCATCCGGCAGATCAAGGCCTACACGGTGGAGCCCGAGGCGCTCGACCGCTTCGACGCGGCAAGCCGCCGCGTGGGCGAGAAGCACATGCGCGTGATGAAGGGGCAGGCGGTGGTGTGGCCGACCGTGTCGCTGCTCGCCGAGTCCGGTATCGTCCTCATGCTCGGCTTTGGCGCGTGGTGGTATCTCGAGGGCGCGATCACGAAGGGCACGGTGATGTCGTTCCTGATGGCGTGGCCGCTGTTGTTCGACCCCGTCTCGCGCATCAACACTCTCACGCAGACCTTCCTCGGCGGCAAGGTGGCGGCGAAGCGTGTCTTCGACATCCTCGACCTGCCGGACGAGATGAACCTCACGGAAGGCAAGCGCCCGGAGACCTTCACGGGACGCGTGGAATTCGCGAATGCGGGCTTCTCCTACGATACCGACTCGCCCGCGGTGGAGGGCATCTCGCTGGTGGCGGAGCCTGGCATGACGGTCGCGCTCGTCGGACCGACTGGCGCGGGGAAATCCACGGTGCTGAACCTGCTCACTCGCTTCTACGAAACGGACCGCGGGAAGATCCTGCTCGACGGGCACGAGATCGAATCGCTTTCCAAGGAATGGCTGCGCGACCACACCGGCTACGTGACGCAGGAGAGCTTCCTCTTCAACAGCAGCCTGCGCGAGAACCTGCGCCTCGCGAAGCCGGATGCGACGGAGGATGAAATCTGGGCCGCGCTGGAGAATGCGAATGCCGCGCACTTCGTCCGCGAGCTACCGGAGCAACTCGACACCGTCGCCGGCGAACGCGGCGTGCGTTTCTCTGGCGGGGAGAAGCAGCGTCTATCAATCGCACGCGCGCTGCTGAAGAATCCGCCGCTGCTTTTGTTGGATGAAGCTACATCCGCTCTCGACAATGAAACCGAGCGGCTGGTGCAACAGGCGCTGGAGACCCTGCGCGCGGACCGCACGTCATTCGTGATCGCCCACCGCCTGTCCACGGTGCGGAAAGCCGACCTCATCTGCGTGCTGCAGGATGGCAAGCTGATCGAAAAAGGCAGGCACGATGAACTGCTGGCAAAGGGCGGGCTCTACGCGCGACTGTGCGAGGCATCAATCCGGGAGTAG
- a CDS encoding low molecular weight protein arginine phosphatase codes for MSSSKSVLFVCTGNTCRSPMAEGMFRKAVESRGDFTVASAGVAAYPGDSPNPETVKFLSGRGITLDGFSSQPVSPELLENATHVFAMTSGHLEALENLFPEYSDKFYLVCEFVEIPGRGVAADVPDPIGMGRKAYEDTGKTLDLAIPTLVAFIDQTWQA; via the coding sequence ATGTCCTCCAGCAAATCGGTCCTTTTCGTCTGCACGGGAAACACCTGCCGCAGCCCGATGGCCGAGGGCATGTTCCGCAAGGCGGTGGAGAGCCGCGGGGACTTCACGGTCGCCTCCGCCGGCGTGGCCGCCTATCCCGGCGACAGCCCGAATCCTGAGACGGTGAAATTCCTCTCCGGCCGCGGCATCACGCTCGATGGCTTCTCCAGCCAGCCAGTCTCCCCGGAACTGCTGGAGAATGCGACCCACGTCTTTGCCATGACCTCGGGTCATCTCGAGGCTCTGGAGAATCTCTTCCCGGAGTATTCGGACAAGTTCTACCTCGTTTGTGAATTCGTGGAGATCCCAGGCCGTGGCGTGGCGGCGGACGTGCCGGATCCCATTGGCATGGGGCGAAAGGCCTACGAGGACACCGGCAAGACCCTCGATCTCGCCATCCCGACGCTGGTCGCCTTCATCGACCAGACCTGGCAGGCGTGA
- a CDS encoding PEP-CTERM sorting domain-containing protein produces the protein MSQHHILPLLGFLALASIAPGAVVINNSVNRAPAGGTPGAAHDPSTSGTPNQFSASSSDLIQGMTPTVTYTGGTGSPTTEGSAGSAVWTNGSITTVYGGVPDATAHAAYGVVNGTVGTSNIDTFVTYDLGSLFNLTEVNVFTGWNDSGRDDSSFNLLVSVDGITFSLIAGYAKGPDDTGTYTTPVTNRHSIVDDGGAAIATGVRFVQLQFTDSDNGHAGMLEVDVFGAAVPEPGAALLVGLGGLAAMARRRRG, from the coding sequence ATGTCTCAACACCACATCCTGCCACTCCTCGGCTTCCTCGCCTTGGCAAGTATCGCCCCCGGCGCGGTCGTCATCAACAACTCGGTCAATCGCGCCCCGGCGGGCGGCACCCCGGGCGCGGCCCACGACCCTTCGACTTCCGGCACCCCCAACCAATTCTCCGCCTCCAGCTCGGATTTGATACAAGGAATGACCCCCACGGTGACTTATACCGGTGGAACTGGTTCACCGACCACCGAAGGTTCCGCCGGCTCGGCAGTCTGGACCAACGGCTCGATCACCACGGTTTACGGCGGAGTGCCCGACGCCACCGCACACGCCGCCTATGGAGTGGTGAATGGGACGGTCGGCACATCCAACATCGACACCTTCGTGACCTACGACCTCGGATCGCTGTTCAATCTTACCGAGGTCAACGTGTTCACCGGCTGGAACGACTCGGGCCGCGACGACAGCTCGTTCAACCTGCTCGTGTCAGTCGATGGCATCACCTTTAGTTTGATCGCCGGTTATGCAAAGGGACCGGATGACACCGGGACTTACACCACGCCCGTCACCAACCGTCACAGCATTGTCGATGACGGCGGGGCCGCTATTGCCACCGGAGTCCGATTCGTTCAGTTGCAATTTACGGATAGCGACAATGGCCACGCCGGCATGCTCGAAGTGGACGTCTTCGGTGCCGCCGTGCCCGAGCCCGGCGCCGCCCTCTTGGTCGGACTGGGCGGATTGGCAGCCATGGCCCGCCGCCGCCGCGGCTGA
- the tadA gene encoding tRNA adenosine(34) deaminase TadA: MSGIIDLGSDEYFMGQALREARKAYAATEVPIGCVIVREGKIISRAWNQVETLRDATAHAEMLALTAAQNAIGDWRLEKCTLYVTKEPCPMCAGAIVHCRPERVVFGCGDPKAGAAGGWINLLNSCPPLNHRCEVVSGVMGEECLGLVQGFFREARERKKAGEEKPRPPGFPTDM; encoded by the coding sequence GTGAGCGGGATCATCGACCTGGGCAGTGACGAGTATTTCATGGGGCAGGCCCTGCGCGAGGCGCGGAAGGCCTACGCCGCCACCGAGGTGCCCATCGGCTGCGTGATCGTCCGCGAGGGGAAGATCATCTCCCGCGCGTGGAACCAGGTGGAGACCCTGCGCGACGCCACCGCCCACGCGGAGATGCTGGCCCTGACTGCAGCCCAGAATGCCATCGGTGACTGGCGGCTGGAAAAATGCACGCTTTACGTGACGAAGGAGCCGTGCCCGATGTGCGCCGGGGCGATCGTCCACTGCAGGCCGGAGCGCGTGGTCTTCGGCTGCGGCGATCCGAAGGCAGGGGCTGCCGGGGGATGGATCAATCTGCTGAACTCCTGCCCGCCGCTCAACCACCGCTGCGAGGTGGTCTCCGGCGTCATGGGCGAGGAATGCCTCGGGCTCGTACAGGGATTCTTCCGCGAGGCCCGCGAACGGAAGAAAGCGGGCGAGGAAAAGCCGCGTCCGCCGGGATTCCCAACGGACATGTGA
- the mdoH gene encoding glucans biosynthesis glucosyltransferase MdoH translates to MADTSPDSPRQVRPFFSPFRAGLRRLVFFGSVALVNIGATYWLYDIFERMGVHRAHGLLLIVFFILNGLLVLGSFHAIFGAWDILLGRKQAVRITKLAEQSGDGPLTRRYAVVMPVYNEDSSRFCARIEAIYRSIEATGQIEHYDFFILSDTRDLDLWVLEETAWTNLCRKLGGFGRIYYRRRKINSNRKAGNIGDFVRTWGGGYEAMVVLDADSLMDGGDIVKMTRVMEAYPNLGILQTPPKLIRGASIFTRLQQFAMRLYGPLFIRGLNWWQLGGGSYWGHNALIRVKPFSDFCELPDLPGREPFGGKILSHDFVEAALMVSQGWEVWLAWDIEGTYEEAPPTLIDHLKRDRRWCQGNLQHLWLIFARKLPLTVRAHLFMGIMAYLGSPLWFLFLIFGTWVAWDRAGSDLSNYTFDGTTVDRWLNIDGTTQSLILTGFIFALLFLPKILAVIGAILVPRVRRSFGGMIPLVIGSLIETVLSMLLAPCVMVAHTMIVMSIVLGHAVGWGTQNRDTDGTSWGEAATVHAPPTLLGLAWAGLAWYISPVFAAWMSPILLGLILSIPISVMTSRARLGKALQRSKILATPEELDPPAVMKLADVAKASVDPALDATVAGRHGVVAAVVDPYVNGVHVALLEPGEMTPGQEAVVERCLVDGWQALTKSEQSELLYDAPGLLRLHRAVWLRPAEGIHSTWTQAVESYRHRLDAGYDGD, encoded by the coding sequence ATGGCCGATACCTCCCCTGATTCACCCCGGCAGGTCCGGCCCTTCTTCAGTCCCTTCCGCGCGGGGCTGCGCCGGCTCGTCTTCTTCGGCAGCGTCGCCCTCGTCAATATCGGCGCCACCTACTGGCTCTACGACATCTTCGAGCGCATGGGCGTGCACCGCGCCCACGGCCTGCTGCTGATCGTCTTCTTCATCCTGAATGGCCTGCTGGTGCTGGGGTCCTTTCACGCCATCTTCGGCGCGTGGGACATCCTGCTGGGGAGGAAGCAGGCGGTGCGCATCACGAAGCTCGCCGAGCAATCCGGCGACGGCCCCCTCACCCGCCGCTACGCGGTGGTGATGCCCGTTTACAACGAGGACAGCAGCCGCTTCTGCGCGCGCATCGAGGCGATCTACCGCTCGATCGAGGCGACGGGGCAGATCGAGCACTACGACTTTTTCATCCTCAGCGACACCCGCGACCTGGACCTGTGGGTGCTGGAGGAGACGGCGTGGACGAACCTGTGCCGGAAGCTCGGCGGCTTCGGCCGCATCTACTACAGGCGTCGTAAGATCAACTCGAACCGCAAGGCGGGCAACATCGGCGACTTCGTCCGCACCTGGGGTGGCGGCTACGAGGCGATGGTGGTGCTGGATGCGGACAGCCTCATGGACGGCGGGGACATCGTGAAGATGACCCGCGTGATGGAGGCGTATCCGAATCTCGGCATCCTCCAGACCCCGCCGAAGCTCATCCGCGGGGCATCCATTTTCACCCGCCTGCAACAGTTCGCCATGCGGCTATACGGGCCGCTCTTCATCCGCGGGCTGAATTGGTGGCAGCTCGGCGGCGGCAGCTACTGGGGTCACAATGCGCTCATCCGCGTGAAGCCTTTCTCGGACTTCTGCGAACTGCCGGACCTGCCGGGCCGCGAACCCTTCGGCGGGAAGATCCTCTCGCACGACTTCGTGGAGGCCGCGCTGATGGTCTCGCAGGGCTGGGAAGTGTGGCTCGCCTGGGACATCGAGGGCACCTACGAGGAAGCCCCGCCGACGCTGATCGACCACCTGAAGCGCGACCGCCGCTGGTGCCAGGGGAATCTCCAGCACCTGTGGCTGATCTTTGCCCGCAAGCTGCCGCTGACCGTGCGTGCCCACCTTTTCATGGGCATCATGGCATACCTCGGCAGCCCGCTGTGGTTCCTCTTCCTCATCTTCGGCACTTGGGTGGCGTGGGATCGCGCGGGTAGCGACCTGAGCAACTACACCTTCGACGGCACCACTGTGGACCGTTGGCTGAATATCGACGGCACCACGCAGAGCCTGATCCTCACGGGCTTCATTTTTGCCCTGCTCTTCCTGCCGAAGATCCTCGCAGTGATCGGCGCCATCCTCGTCCCGCGCGTGCGGCGGTCCTTCGGCGGCATGATCCCGCTGGTGATCGGCTCGCTGATCGAGACGGTGCTCTCCATGCTGCTCGCACCGTGCGTGATGGTGGCCCACACGATGATCGTGATGAGCATCGTGCTCGGCCACGCGGTCGGCTGGGGCACGCAGAATCGCGACACGGACGGTACCTCCTGGGGAGAGGCCGCGACGGTGCACGCACCGCCCACGCTGCTGGGTTTGGCCTGGGCCGGCTTGGCATGGTACATCAGCCCGGTCTTCGCCGCGTGGATGTCTCCCATCCTGCTCGGCCTCATCCTGAGCATCCCCATCTCCGTCATGACCAGCCGCGCCCGCCTGGGCAAGGCACTGCAGAGAAGCAAGATCCTCGCGACGCCGGAGGAACTCGATCCGCCCGCCGTGATGAAGCTGGCCGACGTGGCGAAGGCCTCCGTGGACCCGGCACTCGATGCCACCGTGGCCGGACGCCACGGAGTGGTGGCCGCCGTGGTGGACCCGTATGTGAATGGCGTTCACGTGGCCCTGCTGGAGCCCGGCGAGATGACACCCGGCCAGGAGGCCGTGGTGGAGCGCTGCCTAGTGGATGGCTGGCAGGCCCTCACGAAGTCCGAACAAAGCGAACTGCTCTACGATGCCCCCGGCCTGCTGCGCCTTCACCGCGCCGTGTGGCTGCGCCCCGCCGAGGGCATCCACTCCACCTGGACCCAGGCCGTGGAAAGCTACCGCCATCGCCTCGACGCGGGCTACGACGGCGACTGA
- a CDS encoding right-handed parallel beta-helix repeat-containing protein, with the protein MPRDCYSARGMTLEEARRILGLSADDDVNNRLGEFSAARERIADMVRGAPNDVLAMRYQDGLVEFDKALAVLREESEKEPEDVIRAREWMTAARGGTADEPKAGPVAEAGQEKEDKSDEKSAAPAEAAATTPPAPAPPSPAAKAPEPKPEAGESDADPDPNAEEDEEKRSVASRIFSTLVILLVLTTIGGALYAWHLADQKVRTTERLAFLERMGAKMIESRRWPEATAAYDEIDHLRPGTKAAEVGRRSIEAGMVEEQEQFVGYLSGEATSAFDLGHLDVAIEAARKVLEKYPNQKEMAELLQKAEDARTTQAREALVTATSDAIQKRRWDEAEHKANQLASSFPGDPEGNALLAEIRAGRDKETRERQRARELYDAARQRDTGTFDKTAYEWLREATGLSPDDEEIAALYEKIASYTRTIQVPGDYPQLADAIASARDRDRIVVAEGTYTGPLIVDKVITLEGAGRDKTFVEVEASESTAATFSRQSSGTRVSGITFRHRGFEAGEDRFSALLVRGAEVTLTDCRAADSAGHGLAVVEAGQVSATRCLFENNGWDGVAVRGAGSRIEFSECEAVGNIGHGFDLWDGGSAAIHQSIARDNSGNGIVVGTTADNIVIGNCDLRANREYGIVVANAGSGRIHGNRCRENLIGGMAVRVTAARLIFENNVLEKNEGPGLSLERGLDPQAFSSNTATGNSGGQNVLTNGDFAHGN; encoded by the coding sequence GTGCCGCGGGACTGCTACAGCGCGCGTGGCATGACCTTGGAGGAAGCACGGCGCATACTCGGATTGTCCGCGGACGATGACGTGAATAACCGGCTGGGGGAGTTTTCCGCCGCGCGGGAGAGAATCGCGGACATGGTCCGTGGCGCGCCGAATGATGTCCTGGCGATGCGCTATCAGGACGGGCTCGTGGAATTCGACAAGGCGCTGGCAGTCCTGCGCGAGGAGTCGGAAAAGGAGCCGGAGGACGTGATCCGAGCCCGCGAATGGATGACGGCTGCCCGCGGTGGCACCGCGGATGAGCCCAAGGCCGGACCCGTCGCGGAAGCCGGGCAGGAGAAGGAGGATAAGTCCGACGAGAAGTCGGCTGCTCCCGCTGAAGCCGCTGCGACCACCCCTCCCGCACCGGCCCCACCTTCCCCCGCAGCCAAGGCCCCGGAACCGAAGCCGGAGGCTGGAGAAAGCGACGCGGATCCGGATCCGAATGCGGAAGAGGACGAGGAAAAGCGCAGCGTCGCTTCGCGGATTTTCTCCACTTTGGTGATCCTGCTCGTGCTGACCACCATCGGGGGCGCGCTCTATGCGTGGCACCTGGCCGACCAGAAGGTGCGCACGACCGAGCGGCTTGCGTTTTTGGAACGCATGGGCGCGAAGATGATCGAGTCCCGCCGCTGGCCGGAAGCGACCGCCGCCTACGATGAGATCGACCACCTCCGCCCCGGCACGAAGGCCGCCGAGGTGGGACGCCGCAGCATCGAGGCGGGCATGGTGGAAGAGCAGGAGCAATTCGTGGGCTACTTGTCCGGCGAGGCGACGAGTGCCTTCGACCTGGGCCACCTCGACGTCGCGATCGAGGCCGCTCGCAAGGTGCTGGAGAAGTATCCGAACCAGAAGGAAATGGCCGAGCTGCTCCAGAAGGCCGAGGACGCCCGCACCACCCAGGCCCGCGAGGCGCTGGTGACGGCCACTTCCGACGCCATCCAGAAGCGCCGCTGGGACGAGGCGGAGCACAAGGCCAACCAGCTCGCATCCTCCTTCCCCGGCGATCCCGAGGGAAATGCGCTGCTCGCCGAGATCCGCGCGGGCCGGGACAAGGAAACCAGAGAGCGCCAGCGCGCCCGCGAGCTCTACGACGCCGCCCGCCAGCGGGACACCGGCACCTTTGACAAAACGGCCTACGAGTGGCTGCGCGAGGCGACCGGGCTCTCTCCCGATGACGAGGAGATCGCCGCGCTCTACGAAAAGATCGCCTCCTACACCCGCACCATCCAGGTGCCGGGCGACTACCCGCAACTCGCCGACGCCATCGCCTCCGCCCGTGACCGCGACCGTATCGTGGTGGCAGAGGGGACCTACACCGGGCCGCTGATCGTGGACAAGGTCATCACCCTCGAGGGTGCGGGCCGCGACAAAACCTTCGTGGAAGTGGAAGCCAGCGAGAGCACCGCCGCCACCTTCAGCCGGCAATCGTCAGGCACCCGGGTCAGCGGCATCACCTTCCGCCACCGCGGCTTCGAGGCCGGGGAGGATCGCTTCTCGGCACTGCTGGTGCGAGGCGCGGAGGTCACGCTGACCGACTGCCGCGCGGCGGATTCCGCGGGGCACGGGCTGGCCGTGGTCGAGGCCGGGCAGGTGAGCGCCACCCGCTGCCTCTTTGAGAACAACGGCTGGGACGGCGTGGCCGTGCGCGGGGCTGGCAGCCGCATCGAATTCTCCGAGTGCGAGGCCGTTGGGAACATCGGCCACGGCTTCGACCTCTGGGACGGCGGCTCCGCGGCCATCCACCAGAGCATCGCCCGCGACAACAGCGGCAACGGCATCGTGGTCGGCACCACCGCGGACAATATCGTCATCGGCAACTGCGACCTGCGCGCGAACCGCGAGTACGGGATCGTGGTGGCAAATGCCGGCTCCGGCCGCATCCACGGAAACCGCTGCCGCGAGAACCTGATCGGCGGCATGGCCGTCCGCGTCACCGCCGCGCGACTGATCTTCGAGAACAACGTCTTGGAAAAGAACGAGGGGCCCGGCCTATCGCTGGAGCGGGGCCTGGATCCGCAGGCCTTCTCTTCCAATACCGCCACCGGCAACTCGGGCGGCCAGAATGTCCTGACCAATGGGGACTTCGCCCATGGCAACTAG
- a CDS encoding EF-hand domain-containing protein yields MIKSALLLSVIALAVPAFGGSPTPEPVPARKTFKQVVYTKLFVEADVDGDGVLDYEEFSKSIGGNPRPIVTQIRFDIMATDLDVIADRGAIIVVPERGILLEEFIEYGGGRKIKPTKGQIFDAADTSEDGFLDIEEFEATRLFPPSTPSTIFRAFDKMDKNDDALISPAEYGVKPIKA; encoded by the coding sequence ATGATTAAATCTGCTCTCCTCCTCAGTGTCATTGCCCTAGCCGTCCCGGCCTTCGGTGGCTCCCCGACCCCGGAACCCGTTCCAGCCCGCAAGACCTTCAAGCAAGTTGTCTACACCAAGCTCTTCGTCGAAGCCGACGTGGATGGTGATGGTGTCCTCGATTACGAAGAATTCTCCAAGTCCATCGGCGGAAACCCGCGCCCGATCGTGACCCAGATCCGCTTCGACATCATGGCAACCGACCTCGACGTGATCGCTGATCGCGGTGCCATCATCGTGGTCCCGGAGCGCGGCATCCTTCTCGAAGAATTCATCGAGTACGGCGGTGGTCGCAAGATCAAGCCGACCAAGGGCCAGATCTTCGACGCAGCCGACACGAGTGAAGACGGCTTCCTCGACATCGAGGAATTCGAAGCGACCCGCCTCTTCCCGCCGTCGACTCCTTCCACCATCTTCCGCGCCTTCGACAAGATGGACAAGAATGACGACGCCCTGATCTCTCCCGCCGAGTACGGCGTGAAGCCGATCAAGGCCTGA
- a CDS encoding glucan biosynthesis protein — MLQRIIHLTAALALAPLAPAQDWEREDVTFEKIDERARDLAAQPYAAPDKEALPDWMKNLSYDQYRDIRFIPERSLWAAENLPFRAMLFHPGYLFREPVGINEFTDTHVQRIRLTDAFFNYGPLVPQRGDLPPDAGYAGFRLHHPLNRPDYYDELAVFQGASYWRALGKNQRYGISARGIAVDTGVDGAQEEFPRFREFWLRKPVADNKAVMFFGLLDGPSYTGAYGFLIQPGDDTVMTVRAALYARQGVKRLGLAPMSSMFWFGENSRKRFDDFRPEVHDSDGLAIRMGSGERIWRPISNDTGRLEFSVFPMDKCGGFGLLQRDRRFAAYEDGEANYEKRPSLWIEPTSDWGSGRVVLMEIPTHNELADNVVAMWEPSHIPKPGERIELTYKQHWTMAPDPADAGGYVVATRTGLHDWQPEQRTVVVEFAGGRLEKWEGDPPEAVITALGDSGAKIKIQGTAVQPLPEGHWRVAFQIAPATEGGKLADVGPLELRCSLKKGEDFLTETWAYRIIP, encoded by the coding sequence GTGCTTCAACGCATCATCCACCTAACGGCCGCATTGGCTCTCGCGCCGCTCGCACCCGCGCAGGATTGGGAGCGCGAGGATGTGACCTTCGAAAAGATCGACGAGCGCGCCCGCGACCTGGCGGCCCAGCCCTACGCCGCTCCTGACAAGGAGGCGCTGCCGGACTGGATGAAGAATCTTTCCTACGACCAGTATCGCGACATCCGCTTCATCCCGGAGCGCTCCCTGTGGGCGGCGGAGAACCTCCCCTTCCGCGCGATGCTCTTCCACCCCGGCTACCTTTTCCGCGAGCCGGTGGGGATCAACGAATTCACGGACACGCACGTCCAGCGCATCCGGCTGACGGATGCCTTCTTCAACTACGGGCCGCTGGTGCCGCAGCGCGGTGACCTGCCGCCGGATGCGGGCTACGCGGGCTTCCGACTGCACCACCCGCTGAACCGCCCGGACTACTACGACGAGCTGGCCGTCTTCCAAGGCGCGAGCTATTGGCGCGCGCTGGGGAAGAACCAGCGCTACGGCATCTCCGCCCGCGGCATCGCCGTGGACACCGGCGTCGATGGCGCGCAGGAGGAATTCCCCCGCTTCCGCGAGTTCTGGCTGCGCAAGCCGGTGGCGGACAACAAGGCGGTGATGTTCTTCGGCCTGCTCGACGGCCCGTCCTACACGGGTGCCTACGGCTTCCTCATCCAACCGGGCGACGACACGGTGATGACGGTGCGCGCGGCTCTCTACGCCCGTCAGGGGGTGAAGCGCCTCGGCCTCGCTCCGATGTCGAGCATGTTCTGGTTCGGCGAGAATTCACGGAAGCGCTTCGATGACTTCCGCCCGGAGGTCCATGACTCGGACGGCCTGGCCATCCGCATGGGCAGCGGCGAGCGGATCTGGCGCCCGATTTCGAACGACACCGGCAGGCTGGAGTTCAGCGTCTTCCCGATGGACAAGTGCGGTGGCTTCGGACTGCTGCAGCGTGACCGCCGCTTCGCCGCCTACGAGGATGGCGAGGCGAACTACGAAAAGCGTCCCTCACTGTGGATCGAGCCGACCAGCGACTGGGGCTCCGGCCGCGTGGTGCTGATGGAAATCCCCACGCACAACGAGCTCGCCGACAACGTGGTGGCCATGTGGGAGCCCTCCCACATCCCGAAGCCCGGCGAACGCATCGAGCTGACCTACAAGCAGCACTGGACCATGGCCCCGGACCCTGCCGACGCGGGCGGCTACGTGGTGGCGACCCGCACCGGCCTGCACGACTGGCAGCCGGAGCAGCGGACCGTGGTGGTGGAATTCGCAGGTGGCCGCCTTGAGAAATGGGAGGGCGATCCTCCGGAGGCCGTCATCACCGCGCTCGGCGACTCCGGCGCGAAGATCAAGATCCAGGGCACCGCGGTGCAGCCGCTGCCGGAGGGTCACTGGCGCGTCGCCTTCCAGATCGCTCCCGCCACCGAGGGCGGAAAACTCGCGGACGTGGGTCCGCTGGAGTTGCGCTGCAGCCTGAAAAAAGGAGAGGATTTCCTGACCGAGACATGGGCCTACCGCATCATCCCCTAG
- a CDS encoding type II secretion system protein GspG, translated as MGKFLVMLLVAAVCLAMAMYLGILPSRGGIATVGPIDGDMASMSSALNMFRVNAGRYPTEEEGLAALIEKPATYPENKRWQKIMGKLPLDPWNNPYQYVAIKDSEKMLSAALDLDAYGLYSFGPDGISKSQGNDDDDRNSWNELSLDRRSSFERWKDSFQVDEAGIILLALFVCFGFLRALNIRAKA; from the coding sequence ATGGGCAAGTTCCTCGTGATGCTTTTGGTGGCGGCTGTATGTCTCGCCATGGCGATGTATCTCGGCATTCTCCCAAGTAGAGGGGGAATCGCGACGGTTGGTCCCATCGATGGCGACATGGCTTCGATGTCATCCGCCCTCAATATGTTCAGGGTGAATGCCGGAAGGTATCCTACAGAAGAAGAGGGCTTGGCAGCCCTGATCGAAAAGCCTGCGACCTATCCCGAGAACAAGCGATGGCAGAAGATCATGGGCAAGCTGCCGCTGGATCCATGGAACAACCCTTATCAGTATGTAGCCATCAAAGACTCCGAAAAGATGCTCTCGGCTGCGTTGGATCTCGATGCGTATGGGCTCTATTCCTTCGGCCCCGACGGCATCTCGAAGTCTCAGGGCAACGATGACGATGACCGGAATTCCTGGAACGAGCTGTCCTTGGACAGGCGCTCCTCGTTTGAGCGCTGGAAGGATTCATTCCAGGTTGATGAAGCCGGGATCATCCTTCTGGCTCTGTTCGTGTGTTTCGGATTTCTACGGGCCCTGAACATCAGGGCAAAGGCCTGA